A portion of the Rhodopseudomonas sp. BAL398 genome contains these proteins:
- a CDS encoding competence/damage-inducible protein A, giving the protein MSDIVTAGIVVIGDEILSGRTKDINIGFIAEYLTNLGIDVCEVRIVADDEPAIVEALNTLRHRYTYVFTTGGIGPTHDDITADAVAKAFGVGIDLHPEVVARFRERFSEAELNEARLRMARIPDGAELIQSATILAPGFKIGNVIVMAGVPSIMQAMMDIIAPKLKSGVRMLSETVLANSREGDIGGPLREIAKAHPDAMIGSYPFLDDNRKPNTNLVVRSRDPVKLREAMSAVKAMLEGLSIPR; this is encoded by the coding sequence ATGAGCGACATTGTTACGGCGGGTATTGTGGTGATTGGCGATGAGATCCTGTCCGGACGGACCAAGGACATCAATATCGGCTTCATCGCCGAATACCTGACCAATCTCGGCATCGACGTCTGCGAGGTCCGGATCGTTGCCGACGACGAACCCGCCATTGTCGAGGCGCTGAACACGCTGCGGCACCGCTACACCTATGTCTTCACCACCGGCGGGATCGGCCCGACCCATGACGACATCACCGCCGACGCCGTGGCCAAGGCATTCGGGGTCGGCATCGACCTGCATCCCGAAGTGGTGGCCCGGTTCCGCGAACGGTTTTCCGAGGCCGAACTTAACGAGGCGCGGCTGCGGATGGCGCGGATTCCGGACGGCGCCGAACTGATCCAGAGCGCCACCATCCTGGCGCCCGGCTTCAAGATCGGCAATGTCATCGTGATGGCTGGGGTGCCTTCGATCATGCAGGCGATGATGGATATCATCGCGCCGAAGCTGAAATCCGGGGTGCGGATGCTGTCGGAGACCGTCCTGGCCAATAGCCGCGAGGGCGACATCGGCGGGCCGCTGCGCGAGATCGCCAAGGCCCATCCGGACGCCATGATCGGCAGCTATCCGTTCCTCGACGACAACCGAAAGCCGAACACCAATCTGGTGGTGCGCTCGCGCGATCCGGTCAAGCTGCGGGAAGCCATGAGCGCGGTCAAAGCGATGCTGGAGGGGCTCAGCATCCCGCGATAG
- a CDS encoding circularly permuted type 2 ATP-grasp protein, which produces MAVAFDEMNGPDGEFRSAYQELSRWLADTPPDALEHRRHEAELLFRRIGITFAVYGDAEAQERLIPFDVIPRIISGKEWTLLESGLKQRTRAINMFLRDIYHGRDILRAKLIPDDLIFQNPVFRPEMNGQDVPHDVYVHIAGIDVVRVDAENFYVLEDNARTPSGVSYMLENREIMMRLFPDLFSRHRVAPVERYPDELLTTLRSVAPVHASSEPTAALMTPGIYNSAYYEHSFLADKLGVELVEGRDLIVKNDEVFMRTTEGLKRVDVIYRRVDDDFLDPLTFRPDSALGVPGLMSAYMAGNVTLANAVGTGIADDKAVYSYMPEIVKFYLGEEPILKNVQTWRCREPTDLAYVLDHLGELVVKEVHGSGGYGMLIGPAATKATIEAFRDKLKREPEGFIAQPTLALSTCPTCTASGLAPRHVDLRPFVLTGSKHVTVVPGGLTRVALQEGSLVVNSSQGGGTKDTWILDE; this is translated from the coding sequence ATGGCAGTCGCGTTCGACGAAATGAATGGCCCCGATGGCGAGTTTCGCTCCGCCTATCAGGAATTGTCCCGCTGGCTGGCCGATACGCCGCCTGACGCTTTGGAACATCGGCGCCACGAGGCGGAATTGCTGTTCCGCCGCATCGGCATCACCTTCGCGGTCTATGGCGACGCCGAGGCCCAGGAGCGGCTGATCCCCTTCGACGTGATCCCGCGAATCATCTCCGGCAAGGAATGGACCTTGCTGGAATCCGGGCTGAAGCAGCGCACCCGCGCCATCAACATGTTCCTGCGCGACATCTATCATGGCCGCGACATCCTGCGCGCCAAGCTGATTCCCGACGATCTGATCTTCCAGAACCCGGTGTTCCGGCCGGAAATGAACGGCCAGGACGTGCCGCACGACGTCTATGTCCATATCGCCGGCATCGACGTGGTCCGGGTCGACGCCGAGAATTTCTACGTGCTGGAGGACAATGCCAGAACCCCGTCAGGGGTGTCCTATATGCTGGAAAACCGCGAAATCATGATGCGGCTGTTTCCGGACCTGTTCTCGCGGCACCGCGTCGCGCCGGTGGAGCGCTATCCGGACGAATTGCTCACCACGCTGCGCTCGGTGGCGCCGGTGCATGCGTCGTCCGAACCCACCGCGGCGCTGATGACCCCCGGGATCTACAACTCGGCCTATTACGAGCACTCGTTCCTGGCCGACAAGCTCGGCGTCGAGCTGGTCGAGGGCCGCGACCTCATCGTCAAGAACGACGAGGTGTTCATGCGCACCACCGAGGGGCTGAAGCGGGTCGATGTGATCTACCGCCGGGTCGACGACGACTTCCTCGATCCCTTGACCTTCCGCCCGGATTCGGCGCTCGGCGTGCCGGGCCTGATGTCGGCCTATATGGCCGGCAATGTGACCCTGGCCAACGCGGTCGGCACCGGCATCGCCGACGACAAGGCGGTCTACAGCTACATGCCGGAGATCGTGAAATTCTATCTCGGCGAAGAGCCGATCCTGAAGAATGTGCAGACTTGGCGCTGCCGCGAGCCGACTGATCTGGCTTACGTGCTCGATCATCTCGGCGAGCTGGTGGTCAAGGAAGTCCACGGCTCGGGCGGCTATGGCATGCTGATCGGCCCGGCCGCCACCAAGGCCACCATCGAGGCGTTCCGCGACAAGCTCAAGCGCGAACCGGAAGGCTTCATCGCCCAGCCGACGCTGGCGCTGTCCACCTGCCCGACCTGCACTGCCTCCGGCCTCGCCCCGCGCCATGTCGATCTGCGCCCCTTCGTGCTGACCGGCAGCAAGCACGTCACCGTCGTCCCCGGCGGCCTGACCCGCGTGGCGCTGCAGGAAGGCTCGCTGGTGGTCAATTCGAGCCAGGGCGGCGGCACCAAGGACACGTGGATTTTGGATGAGTAA
- a CDS encoding alpha-E domain-containing protein, with the protein MLSRTAENLFWLARYVERAEYLARTIEATLRVAALPNAYTGSQGNEWDSALLTAGVSTGFYSLYDEASEANVVEYLSFSTANPSSIRNCIENARQNSRAVRTALTGAMWDTINGAWIDLQETWGKGAKTREELTKFLRFVQEISLRFDGSAYRTMLRNDNYWFSRLGLHLERADNTARILDVKYHVLLPEEEHVGGPLDYYQWTSILRSVSALTAYHWVYRETLKPWLIADLLILNDTLPRSLASCYGNLVRNLDKIGVAYGRQGPAQRHARGVRNRLEHSHLDDIFQRGVHEFIQEFILDNSRLGEIIAKQYLI; encoded by the coding sequence ATGCTGTCGCGCACCGCTGAAAACCTGTTCTGGCTGGCCCGCTATGTCGAACGCGCCGAATATCTGGCGCGCACCATCGAGGCGACGTTGCGCGTCGCCGCGCTGCCGAATGCCTATACGGGGAGCCAGGGCAATGAATGGGATTCGGCGCTGCTGACCGCCGGCGTCAGCACCGGCTTCTACAGCCTCTATGACGAGGCCAGCGAAGCCAATGTGGTGGAGTATCTGTCGTTTTCCACCGCCAACCCGTCCTCGATCCGCAATTGCATCGAGAACGCGCGGCAAAATTCGCGCGCGGTGCGCACCGCGCTGACCGGCGCGATGTGGGACACCATCAACGGCGCCTGGATCGACCTGCAGGAGACTTGGGGCAAAGGCGCCAAGACCCGCGAGGAGCTGACCAAGTTCCTGCGCTTCGTGCAGGAGATCTCGCTGCGCTTCGACGGTTCGGCCTACCGCACCATGCTGCGCAACGACAATTACTGGTTCTCCCGGCTCGGCCTGCACCTGGAGCGCGCCGACAACACCGCCCGCATTCTCGACGTCAAATATCACGTCCTGCTGCCCGAGGAGGAGCATGTCGGCGGCCCGCTGGATTATTATCAGTGGACCTCGATCCTGCGCTCGGTCTCGGCGTTGACGGCCTATCACTGGGTCTATCGCGAGACGCTGAAGCCGTGGCTGATCGCCGACCTGCTGATCCTCAACGACACGCTGCCGCGCTCGCTGGCCTCCTGCTATGGCAATCTGGTGCGCAATCTTGACAAGATCGGCGTCGCCTATGGTCGCCAGGGGCCGGCGCAGCGCCACGCCCGCGGCGTCCGCAACCGGCTGGAACACAGCCATCTGGATGACATCTTCCAGCGCGGCGTGCACGAATTCATCCAGGAATTCATCCTGGATAACAGCCGGCTCGGCGAAATCATCGCCAAGCAATATCTGATCTGA
- a CDS encoding transglutaminase domain-containing protein: protein MRLRIAHTTTYRYEPPATGVIQILRMTPGSHDGQYIADWQIDVSTDSRLDVHDDAFGNITHVLTIGPTSDLTISVEGLIETQDTGGILKGTEERFPPRFFLRATPLTELNPTMAAFARDLRAATGDDVLGFLHALMMQINEHMTFDGDPTNSGTSAAEAFALRRGVCQDYAHIFIACARSAGVPARFVAGHFLRADGMVDQQAGHAWAEAHVPVLGWIGFDPANAICTTDAHARVAIGLDYLGAAPVRGTRYGGGTETLTVTVKVDQASGRPGKWQSQSQS from the coding sequence ATGCGCCTGCGAATTGCCCATACGACGACCTATCGGTATGAGCCGCCGGCCACCGGCGTCATCCAGATTCTGCGGATGACGCCCGGCAGTCACGACGGCCAATACATCGCCGACTGGCAGATCGACGTCTCCACCGATTCCCGGCTCGACGTCCATGACGACGCCTTCGGCAACATCACCCATGTGCTGACCATCGGCCCGACCAGCGACCTCACCATCAGCGTCGAGGGGCTGATCGAGACCCAGGACACCGGCGGCATCCTGAAGGGCACCGAGGAGCGGTTTCCGCCGCGATTCTTTCTGCGCGCGACGCCGCTGACCGAACTCAATCCGACGATGGCGGCCTTTGCGCGCGACCTGCGCGCCGCGACCGGAGACGACGTGCTCGGCTTCCTGCACGCGCTGATGATGCAGATCAACGAGCACATGACCTTCGACGGCGACCCGACCAATTCCGGCACCTCGGCGGCCGAAGCCTTCGCGCTGCGTCGCGGGGTGTGCCAGGACTACGCCCATATCTTCATCGCCTGCGCCCGGTCCGCCGGCGTGCCGGCGCGCTTCGTCGCCGGGCATTTCCTGCGCGCCGACGGCATGGTGGATCAGCAGGCCGGCCACGCCTGGGCCGAGGCCCATGTCCCGGTGCTGGGCTGGATCGGCTTCGACCCGGCCAATGCGATCTGCACCACCGACGCCCATGCCCGCGTCGCCATCGGCCTCGATTATCTCGGCGCCGCGCCGGTGCGCGGCACGCGCTATGGCGGCGGCACCGAGACCCTGACGGTGACCGTCAAGGTCGATCAGGCCAGCGGCCGGCCGGGAAAATGGCAAAGCCAGTCGCAGAGCTGA
- a CDS encoding peptidase: MTYCCGVLVRDGLVMIADTRTNAGLDNVSTFRKLHVFSKPGERIMAVASAGNLAISQSVLSTLIEGIKDETSGEVETLMNAPTMFQGAQRIGRAIRHVNATEAEALKAEEINFEVAFLFGGQIKGGRMRLFMIYPAGNFIECTTDTPYLQIGEHKYGKPVLDRAMHYDVELYEALKTSLISMDSTMRSNLGVGMPIDVLVVRTDVYDADLNHRIEAGEPYFHDLRSRWSAALRQAHKNIPRPPYKKDD, translated from the coding sequence ATGACCTATTGCTGTGGAGTTCTGGTGCGTGACGGGCTGGTGATGATCGCCGATACCCGCACCAATGCCGGGCTCGATAACGTCTCGACCTTCCGCAAGCTGCACGTCTTCAGCAAGCCCGGCGAGCGGATCATGGCGGTGGCCAGCGCCGGCAATCTGGCGATCAGCCAGTCGGTGCTGTCGACGCTGATCGAGGGCATCAAGGACGAGACCAGCGGCGAGGTCGAGACCCTGATGAATGCGCCGACGATGTTTCAAGGCGCGCAGCGGATCGGCCGAGCCATCCGCCACGTCAACGCCACCGAGGCCGAGGCGTTGAAGGCCGAGGAGATCAATTTCGAGGTTGCGTTCCTATTCGGCGGTCAGATCAAGGGCGGCCGGATGCGGCTGTTCATGATCTATCCAGCCGGCAATTTCATCGAATGCACCACCGATACGCCCTATCTGCAGATCGGCGAGCACAAATACGGCAAGCCGGTGCTCGACCGCGCGATGCATTACGACGTCGAATTATATGAGGCGCTGAAGACCAGCCTGATCTCGATGGATTCGACGATGCGCTCCAATCTCGGCGTCGGCATGCCGATCGACGTGCTGGTGGTGCGCACCGACGTCTACGACGCCGATCTCAACCACCGCATCGAGGCCGGCGAGCCGTATTTCCACGATCTGCGCTCGCGCTGGTCGGCGGCGCTACGCCAGGCCCACAAGAACATCCCGCGCCCGCCCTACAAGAAGGACGACTAG
- a CDS encoding SDR family oxidoreductase — MAAATRIAIVTGAGTGVGRAAALALLQAGFTVVLAGRRLALLQETQKLGEAFGTSLPVTADMADPASIAALFATTVEKFGRLDLLFNNAGIGAPPLPFEDLTLAQWQAVVDTNLTAPFLCTQHAFRIMKDQTPRGGRIINNGSISAHAPRPLSAAYTSTKHAITGLTKSSNLDGRAYDIAVGQIDIGNAATPMTDRMVDGPGVLQPDGTSKQEPRMDAKAVGDAVAYMAGLPLDANVLFMTVMATKMPFVGRG; from the coding sequence ATGGCAGCGGCCACCAGAATCGCAATCGTCACCGGCGCCGGCACCGGGGTCGGCCGCGCCGCCGCATTGGCGCTGCTGCAGGCCGGCTTTACGGTGGTGCTGGCCGGCCGCCGGCTGGCGCTGCTGCAGGAAACCCAGAAGCTCGGCGAGGCCTTCGGCACCAGCCTGCCGGTCACCGCCGACATGGCCGACCCGGCCTCGATCGCCGCGCTGTTCGCCACCACGGTGGAGAAATTCGGCCGGCTCGATCTATTGTTCAACAATGCGGGGATCGGCGCGCCGCCGCTGCCATTCGAGGATCTGACGTTGGCGCAATGGCAGGCCGTGGTCGACACCAATCTCACCGCGCCGTTTCTGTGCACCCAGCACGCCTTCCGCATCATGAAAGACCAGACCCCGCGCGGCGGCCGCATCATCAACAACGGCTCGATCTCGGCGCATGCGCCGCGGCCATTGTCGGCGGCCTACACCTCGACCAAACACGCCATCACCGGGCTGACCAAATCATCCAATCTCGACGGCCGCGCCTATGACATCGCGGTCGGCCAGATCGATATCGGCAATGCGGCGACGCCGATGACCGACCGCATGGTTGACGGCCCCGGCGTGCTGCAGCCGGACGGAACCAGCAAGCAGGAGCCGCGGATGGACGCCAAAGCCGTCGGCGACGCAGTGGCCTATATGGCCGGCCTCCCGCTCGACGCCAACGTGCTGTTCATGACCGTGATGGCGACCAAGATGCCATTCGTCGGGCGCGGCTGA
- a CDS encoding NupC/NupG family nucleoside CNT transporter: protein MLQLQSAFGVFALLMLAWTFGEHRSHVSVKQVAIGLVVTFLTAAILLKLPMVAHAFGAINDAVGVISQASRAGTSFVFGYLGGGALPFDPKAPGAAFILAFQALPIVLVMSVLTTLLFYWKILPPIVHGMAWLLERTLGVGGAVGLSTAANVFLGMVEAPLFIRPYLGQLSRSELFLVMTGGMAGIAGTVLVLYATLLAPVLPDAAAHFVIASVLGAPAAILISLIMVPETAPKRTGGALDDPGMIASSTMDAIVKGTTAGLELLLNIVAMLIVLVALVYLANAVLGLLPDFHGAPISLQRLLGYAMAPVCWMLGLPWDQAVTAGSLMGIKTVLNELIAYVEFSKLPADALDPRSRLIMLYALCGFANFGSLGIMIGGLSTMAPQRREEIAALGLKSIVSGTLTTCLMGAVVGVLT from the coding sequence ATGCTTCAGCTGCAATCGGCGTTTGGCGTATTCGCGCTGTTGATGCTCGCCTGGACCTTCGGCGAGCATCGCAGCCATGTCTCGGTCAAGCAGGTCGCGATCGGCCTTGTCGTCACCTTCCTGACCGCCGCGATCCTGCTCAAGCTGCCGATGGTCGCCCACGCCTTCGGCGCCATCAACGACGCCGTCGGCGTGATCTCGCAGGCCAGCCGCGCCGGCACCAGCTTCGTGTTCGGCTATCTCGGCGGCGGCGCGCTGCCGTTCGACCCCAAGGCGCCGGGCGCTGCATTCATCCTCGCGTTCCAGGCGCTGCCGATCGTGCTGGTGATGAGCGTGCTAACCACGCTGCTGTTCTACTGGAAGATCCTGCCGCCGATCGTGCACGGCATGGCCTGGCTCTTGGAACGCACGCTCGGCGTCGGCGGCGCGGTCGGGCTGTCGACCGCTGCGAACGTGTTTCTCGGCATGGTCGAGGCGCCGCTGTTCATCCGGCCCTATCTCGGCCAGCTCAGCCGCAGCGAATTGTTCCTGGTGATGACCGGCGGCATGGCGGGGATCGCCGGCACCGTGCTGGTGCTCTACGCCACGCTACTGGCGCCGGTGCTGCCCGACGCCGCGGCGCATTTCGTCATCGCCTCGGTGCTGGGCGCGCCGGCCGCTATCCTGATCAGCCTGATCATGGTGCCGGAGACCGCGCCCAAGCGCACCGGCGGCGCGCTCGACGATCCCGGAATGATCGCCTCCAGCACCATGGACGCCATCGTCAAGGGCACCACAGCCGGGCTCGAATTGCTCCTCAACATCGTGGCGATGCTGATCGTGCTGGTGGCACTGGTCTATCTCGCCAATGCGGTGCTGGGCCTGCTGCCGGATTTCCATGGCGCGCCGATCTCGCTGCAGCGGCTGCTCGGCTACGCGATGGCACCGGTGTGCTGGATGCTCGGCCTGCCATGGGATCAGGCGGTCACCGCCGGGTCGCTGATGGGGATCAAGACCGTGCTCAACGAGCTGATCGCCTATGTGGAATTTTCGAAACTGCCGGCCGACGCGCTCGATCCGCGCTCGCGGCTGATCATGCTCTATGCGCTATGCGGCTTCGCCAATTTCGGCAGCCTCGGCATCATGATCGGCGGGCTTTCAACGATGGCGCCGCAGCGCCGCGAGGAGATCGCGGCGCTCGGCCTCAAATCGATCGTGTCCGGCACGCTGACCACCTGCCTGATGGGCGCGGTGGTCGGCGTGCTGACATAG
- a CDS encoding amidase family protein, whose translation MSTKKTRATPAAKKRAAPVGRASTAKRAAPRAAKLRPPKGPVWQWSAVDTAAAIRAGVISSVEVVSAHIARMHAVNPALNAVVVDLSEQALTAAKAADRARPGKAGFGPLHGVPITIKENVDYDGRPNPNGVAAQMQIIAPSDAPVVRNLKKAGAIVLGLTNTPEFSFRAFTDNPLHGLTLNPWSADITCGGSSGGAGSAVASGIGTIAHGNDIGGSLRWPAHCNGIATIKPTQGRIPAYNESAAAERPMLSHLMSGQGPLARSVGDVRLGLEVMSQRDPRDPWWVPAPLQGPKPKGPIKVALAKLPADMDVDPSVRAALRQAADHLERGGYRVSEVEVPDINGVWQNWCDIITNEVMVMQEAGMLAVTSEDFRTAWTGMKAKANVLDMAGWMRATAARNGHIRAWQMFFEDYPVVLAPTTVKPTPGPREDAISAERVREIFWNDLRFISAINVLGLPGAVVPVGLHDGKPIGVQLIAGRYREDLALDAAATIEKRAGMLVRQLWERMG comes from the coding sequence GTGAGCACGAAGAAGACCCGCGCCACGCCGGCGGCGAAGAAACGGGCAGCGCCGGTCGGCCGCGCCAGCACAGCCAAACGGGCCGCACCGCGTGCCGCCAAGCTGCGGCCGCCGAAGGGGCCGGTCTGGCAATGGTCGGCAGTGGACACCGCGGCGGCGATTCGCGCCGGCGTAATTTCCTCGGTCGAGGTCGTCTCGGCCCATATCGCGCGGATGCACGCGGTCAATCCGGCGCTCAATGCGGTCGTGGTCGATCTGTCGGAGCAGGCGCTCACGGCGGCCAAAGCCGCTGACCGCGCCAGGCCGGGGAAGGCCGGCTTCGGGCCGTTGCACGGCGTGCCGATCACCATCAAGGAGAACGTCGACTATGACGGCCGGCCCAACCCCAATGGCGTCGCCGCGCAGATGCAGATCATCGCGCCATCGGACGCCCCGGTGGTGCGCAATCTGAAAAAGGCCGGCGCCATCGTCCTCGGCCTGACCAACACGCCAGAATTTTCCTTCCGCGCCTTCACCGACAATCCGCTGCACGGGCTGACGCTCAATCCCTGGAGTGCCGACATCACCTGCGGCGGCTCCTCGGGCGGCGCCGGCTCCGCGGTGGCATCCGGCATCGGCACCATCGCGCATGGCAACGACATCGGCGGCTCACTGCGCTGGCCGGCGCATTGCAACGGCATCGCCACCATCAAGCCGACCCAGGGCCGCATCCCGGCCTATAACGAGAGTGCCGCGGCGGAGCGGCCGATGCTGTCGCATCTGATGTCCGGGCAGGGCCCACTGGCGCGCAGCGTCGGCGATGTCCGGCTCGGGCTCGAGGTGATGAGCCAGCGCGATCCGCGCGATCCGTGGTGGGTGCCGGCGCCGCTACAGGGGCCGAAGCCGAAGGGACCGATCAAGGTCGCGCTGGCGAAACTGCCGGCCGATATGGACGTCGATCCCTCGGTGCGCGCCGCGCTGCGGCAGGCCGCCGATCATCTGGAGCGCGGCGGCTATCGGGTCAGCGAGGTCGAGGTCCCGGACATCAACGGGGTGTGGCAGAACTGGTGCGACATCATCACCAATGAAGTCATGGTGATGCAGGAAGCCGGGATGCTGGCGGTGACCTCCGAGGATTTCCGCACCGCCTGGACCGGCATGAAGGCCAAGGCCAATGTGCTCGACATGGCGGGCTGGATGCGCGCCACCGCGGCGCGCAACGGCCATATCCGCGCCTGGCAAATGTTCTTCGAGGATTATCCGGTGGTGCTGGCGCCGACCACGGTGAAGCCGACGCCGGGCCCGCGCGAAGACGCCATCAGCGCCGAGCGCGTGCGCGAGATCTTCTGGAACGATCTGCGCTTCATCTCGGCGATCAACGTGCTGGGCCTGCCGGGCGCCGTGGTGCCGGTGGGGCTACACGACGGCAAGCCGATCGGCGTGCAGCTGATCGCCGGGCGCTATCGCGAGGATCTGGCGCTCGACGCCGCCGCCACGATCGAGAAGCGGGCCGGCATGTTGGTGCGGCAATTGTGGGAACGGATGGGATAG
- a CDS encoding cupin domain-containing protein: MAKLVGKSAVRSKAIPQAKSAAKTPAKPAAKTAANSEAKPAAAPARLKQRVAISHLREDSFVANGLRAYAQYRDLGIARASHGMVQAHVIRLVGPCNPAEVSKLHFHDVDFQMVYVLSGWVKADLEGHGEILMREGSCWTQPPRIRHKINDYSDDCELLEVILPAEFDTVELTANK, translated from the coding sequence ATGGCCAAGCTGGTCGGCAAGTCGGCGGTCCGCTCGAAGGCCATTCCCCAGGCCAAATCGGCCGCCAAGACTCCCGCGAAGCCTGCGGCCAAAACCGCCGCCAACTCCGAAGCCAAGCCCGCAGCCGCGCCAGCGCGTCTGAAGCAGCGCGTCGCGATCAGCCATCTGCGCGAGGATTCCTTCGTCGCCAATGGTCTGCGCGCCTATGCGCAATATCGCGACCTCGGCATCGCCCGCGCCAGCCATGGCATGGTCCAGGCCCATGTGATCCGGCTGGTCGGACCGTGCAACCCGGCCGAGGTTTCCAAGCTGCATTTCCACGATGTCGACTTCCAGATGGTCTATGTGCTGAGCGGCTGGGTGAAGGCCGATCTCGAAGGCCACGGCGAGATCCTGATGCGCGAAGGCAGCTGCTGGACCCAGCCGCCGCGGATCCGGCACAAGATCAATGATTACTCCGACGATTGCGAATTGCTGGAAGTAATCCTGCCGGCGGAGTTCGACACCGTGGAATTGACGGCGAACAAATAG
- a CDS encoding usg protein, with protein MVGKGEVSEDFRKQVLGYGLTTAEILYRRPGRHWLLQSYVWQNYDLFPKFPALKDFLAFWEKELEGPLVSVTVAHSKLIKPAELRAIDGVFRLH; from the coding sequence ATGGTCGGAAAGGGTGAAGTTTCTGAAGATTTCAGGAAACAGGTGCTCGGCTATGGGCTGACGACGGCGGAGATTCTGTACCGCCGCCCCGGTCGGCACTGGCTGCTGCAAAGCTATGTCTGGCAGAATTACGATCTGTTTCCCAAATTTCCGGCGCTGAAGGATTTTCTGGCGTTCTGGGAGAAGGAGCTGGAAGGGCCGCTGGTCTCCGTCACCGTGGCGCACAGCAAGCTGATCAAGCCGGCCGAGCTGCGCGCCATTGACGGCGTCTTCCGGCTGCATTGA
- a CDS encoding co-chaperone GroES: MKFRPLHDRVVVKRIDAEAKSAGGIIIPDSAKEKPSQGEITAVGPGGRDEAGKLIPIDLKVGDRVLFGKWSGTEVKLDGEELLIMKESDIMGVLTDVAPAKKKAA, from the coding sequence ATGAAATTCCGTCCGCTGCACGACCGCGTTGTAGTCAAGCGCATCGACGCCGAGGCCAAAAGCGCTGGCGGTATCATCATCCCCGACAGCGCCAAGGAAAAGCCCTCCCAGGGCGAAATCACCGCTGTTGGCCCGGGCGGCCGCGACGAAGCCGGCAAGCTGATCCCGATCGATCTCAAGGTCGGCGACCGCGTGCTGTTCGGCAAATGGTCCGGCACCGAGGTCAAGCTCGACGGTGAAGAGCTGCTGATCATGAAGGAAAGCGACATCATGGGCGTCCTCACCGACGTCGCGCCCGCCAAGAAGAAGGCGGCCTAA